In Flavobacterium sp. N1736, the following are encoded in one genomic region:
- a CDS encoding OmpA family protein, which yields MKIKNIIYSILMSFFFFSGMAQKALLQKAEKQYNNYAYADAISIYEKLAAKGYKDEKMFQRLGNAYYFNAELSKAVVCYDELFFLNPKQEPEYLYRYAQSLKAVEDYAKADKMLEEFNKKVTTDTRGILFENNRNYLEQIKLNSGRFDIVNTNINTEQSDFGTAVLNNNLIFSSARKIRKGEEKTFRWTNKSFTNLYSAAIQPDGNLSTPVLLDTQVNSKFNESTPAFTKDGKTMYFTRNNFLDGKRGKDDKNITLLKLYKASFVNGKWDNIQELPFNSDAFSTAHPALSLDEKKLFFSSDMPGSLGQSDLYSVTINADGTFGKPENLGTNINTEGRETFPFISGDNELYFATDGRPGLGGLDIFVSKILDNGTFDKVQNIGEPINTKSDDFAFIIDSNTRTGYFSSNKKGGIGNDDIYKFTETKKLVCERTLTGTIFDSKANETIEAAKVTLFDENNQVLEEVTTGKDGVYNFKVNCNKKYLVRVERKQYPTKENNFTVSTNIDNKLDFTLEKEKIAALEIPDIQAIKVGTDLGKTLNISMIYFDLGKWNITDKAAIELEKIFAVMQEYPKMKIDIRSHTDSRSSVKSNLILSDKRAKSIMAWLVKKGIAANRLKGKGFGESQLLNKCKDGVKCTEEEHLLNRRSEFVIVSM from the coding sequence ATGAAAATAAAAAATATAATTTATAGCATACTAATGTCTTTTTTCTTTTTCAGCGGAATGGCACAAAAAGCACTTTTGCAAAAAGCAGAAAAACAATATAATAATTATGCGTATGCAGACGCAATTTCGATTTATGAAAAGCTTGCCGCTAAAGGATACAAAGATGAAAAAATGTTTCAGAGACTTGGTAATGCCTATTACTTTAATGCTGAATTATCAAAAGCAGTTGTTTGCTATGACGAACTTTTCTTTCTGAATCCAAAACAAGAACCGGAATATCTTTACAGATATGCACAGTCTCTTAAAGCCGTAGAAGATTATGCAAAAGCAGATAAAATGCTCGAAGAATTCAATAAGAAAGTAACGACAGATACCAGAGGAATTTTATTTGAAAATAACAGAAATTACCTGGAGCAGATTAAGTTAAACTCAGGCAGATTTGATATAGTAAATACCAATATTAATACAGAACAATCAGATTTTGGAACAGCTGTTTTAAATAATAATTTAATATTTAGCTCCGCACGTAAAATTAGAAAAGGAGAAGAAAAGACATTTCGATGGACAAATAAATCTTTTACAAATTTATATTCAGCGGCCATTCAGCCTGATGGAAATCTTTCTACTCCGGTTTTGTTAGATACACAAGTTAATTCTAAATTTAACGAATCGACCCCTGCTTTTACAAAAGATGGCAAAACCATGTATTTTACAAGAAACAACTTTTTGGATGGAAAGCGAGGAAAAGATGACAAGAATATTACATTGCTAAAATTGTATAAAGCCAGTTTTGTAAATGGAAAATGGGATAATATTCAGGAATTGCCATTTAACAGCGACGCCTTTAGTACAGCACATCCGGCATTAAGTTTAGATGAAAAGAAATTGTTTTTCTCATCAGATATGCCCGGAAGTTTAGGTCAGTCGGATTTATACAGCGTCACGATTAATGCTGACGGAACATTTGGAAAACCTGAAAATCTAGGGACAAATATTAATACAGAAGGGAGAGAAACTTTTCCGTTTATTTCAGGCGATAATGAATTGTACTTTGCAACTGACGGACGTCCGGGACTTGGAGGACTCGACATATTTGTTTCAAAAATACTCGATAACGGAACTTTTGACAAAGTGCAGAATATTGGTGAACCAATTAATACCAAATCTGATGATTTTGCTTTTATTATTGACAGCAATACCCGTACAGGATATTTTTCTTCTAATAAAAAAGGCGGAATAGGAAATGACGATATTTATAAATTTACAGAAACAAAAAAACTGGTTTGCGAAAGAACATTAACCGGAACTATTTTTGACAGCAAAGCAAATGAAACTATAGAAGCAGCAAAAGTAACTTTGTTTGATGAAAATAATCAGGTACTTGAAGAAGTAACAACAGGAAAAGATGGAGTTTATAATTTTAAAGTAAACTGCAATAAAAAGTATTTAGTCAGAGTTGAAAGAAAACAATATCCAACAAAAGAAAATAACTTTACCGTTTCGACCAATATTGACAATAAGTTAGATTTTACTTTAGAAAAAGAAAAAATTGCGGCATTGGAAATTCCGGATATACAAGCAATCAAAGTAGGAACAGATTTAGGTAAAACATTAAATATTTCTATGATTTACTTTGATTTAGGAAAATGGAATATTACAGATAAAGCAGCAATTGAATTAGAAAAGATATTTGCCGTAATGCAGGAATATCCAAAAATGAAAATAGATATTCGCTCGCATACAGATAGCAGATCATCCGTAAAATCAAATTTAATTTTATCAGATAAAAGAGCAAAATCTATTATGGCGTGGCTTGTAAAAAAAGGTATCGCAGCAAATCGTTTAAAAGGAAAAGGTTTCGGCGAAAGCCAATTACTCAACAAATGTAAAGACGGTGTAAAATGTACAGAAGAAGAACATTTGTTAAACAGAAGAAGTGAATTTGTAATTGTATCCATGTAA
- a CDS encoding type IX secretion system membrane protein PorP/SprF, whose translation MRKLVLVLLFCSVAGFAQQDAQFTQYMYNTININPAYAGSRGVISVLGLYRTQWVGLDGAPETSSFSVNTPVGNNVGLGVSLVNDKIGPTNENNISADFSYSIQTSATAKLSFGIKGSANVFKLDPTKLTPEDQGDPQFQDFKNKFSPNVGAGIYYHSDKGYVGLSVPNFIETNRYDDNETAIFKEQINYYLIAGYVFNLDHYEQIKFKPAVLAKMVEGSPLQVDASANFMFNDKFVVGVSYRWSAAVSALAGFQITDSLYLGYAYDRETTKLVNYNSGSHEIFLRFEFLNKYSRITSPRFF comes from the coding sequence ATGAGAAAATTAGTTTTAGTTTTATTGTTTTGTTCCGTTGCAGGTTTTGCTCAGCAAGATGCGCAGTTTACACAATATATGTATAATACCATTAATATAAATCCAGCCTACGCCGGTTCAAGAGGAGTTATAAGTGTTTTAGGACTTTACCGAACACAATGGGTTGGGTTAGACGGAGCGCCCGAAACAAGCAGTTTTTCTGTAAATACACCCGTAGGTAATAATGTAGGACTTGGTGTTTCATTAGTAAATGATAAAATTGGTCCAACAAATGAAAACAATATATCTGCAGATTTTTCGTATTCGATTCAAACATCGGCAACAGCCAAACTTTCTTTTGGTATAAAAGGATCCGCAAATGTATTCAAACTGGACCCAACAAAGTTAACTCCGGAAGATCAGGGAGATCCGCAATTTCAGGATTTCAAAAATAAATTTTCACCAAACGTTGGAGCAGGAATTTACTATCATTCAGACAAAGGATATGTTGGTTTATCCGTGCCAAATTTTATCGAAACAAATCGATATGATGATAATGAAACTGCCATTTTTAAAGAGCAGATTAATTATTATTTAATTGCGGGATATGTATTTAATCTTGATCATTATGAACAGATAAAATTCAAACCCGCAGTTTTGGCTAAAATGGTAGAAGGTTCACCGCTTCAGGTTGATGCTTCGGCAAACTTCATGTTTAATGACAAATTTGTTGTTGGTGTTTCCTACAGATGGAGCGCAGCGGTAAGTGCATTGGCAGGTTTTCAAATTACCGATAGTTTATATCTGGGATATGCCTATGATCGTGAAACAACCAAATTAGTGAATTACAATTCTGGATCACATGAAATATTCCTGCGTTTTGAGTTTTTGAATAAGTATAGCCGAATAACATCACCAAGATTTTTCTAA
- a CDS encoding Ig-like domain-containing protein: MIKNYSNLNNILKLKKTIFLFFVFFVCSQFANAQCSSPVAGCPNTDLSNFGVDSNNDATTIEYDNFVSSFHTTVVRTSDGSFQVWGEKIAGNGTSNVLTPLTINATNFTGLTGTPLKVGLGSNSSNNVQGILLATDGLYAWSTEGAVLDASITSGVIFQKLTIGGNTNGLPTGVTPGDVKMMFATFKTLAITTCSGDVWVISQSPNVRGSGAGATSATTWYKVTTSATGNPFLTNVIACRGSYDGLMALKSDGTVYVWGNNVLLGDNTAIIPNQNSAAQMTIPAMTPKMIGSTGNGTSRSYYILATDGNLYAVGENSARELGNWATADRLAWVQPRYTSASGPVMNDIKWFSSQEHDAQYGSMNVINSSKNIYAFGNSNNYLLGKGNTSTDPTTPNGVDITNILAVETGGHTSMIVKKCEAKFGYVGHRISGSMGDGSSATTVEQSYTFATAAVQICGVESIPVIQPVSTGGGPGSKYCVGDPVLLQPTPAGGTLSILSGPGTLTGNTLSFTGSGTVEVQYSVATDCGGTSVTTKSFEAALCPLDLQVSKVVDNLNPSVGDNSVFTITVTNNGPYKATGVTVNDVLPSGYTFVSATPSTGTWSAPNWTVGSLANAASATLSITATVKASGSYVNTAVVSGNDSDTNTLNNTDTVTVTPVNHTPEANDDDTTSFPLNEDGVDGSVNVLTNDTDADGKPTGPLNGVGQFTVDLNPAVSGIQTTYTDAKGVWSLDTTTGVVTFNPANNFNGTASITYTLCDPTGLCDNADITFLVNAVNDIPTAVDDVYTMNEDATVTLNPLALDSDIDGDTLSITSIGGTTLTGTTQTISVTNGTVNISAAGVITFTPSANFNSATAVSILYEISDGHGGTATANELITVNAVNDIPTAVNDVYTMNEDATVTLTPLALDSDLDGDTLSITSIGGTTLTGTTQTISVTNGTVNISAAGVITFTPSANFNSATAVSIPYEISDGHGGTATANQLITVNAVNDIPTAVNDIYTMNEDATVTLTPLALDSDIDGDTLSITSIGGTTLTGTTQTITVTNGTINISATGVITFTPSANFNSATAISIPYGISDGHGGTATANQLITVNAVNDIPTAVDDVYTMNEDATVTLTPLALDSDLDGDTLSITSIGGTTLTGGVQTIIVTNGTVNISATGVITFTPSANFNSATAVSIPYEISDGHGGTATANQLITVNAVNDIPTAVNDVYTMNEDATVTLTPLALDSDIDGDTLSITSIGGTTLTGTTQTISVTNGTVNISAAGVITFTPSANFNSATAVSIPYEISDGHGGTATANQLITVNAVNDIPTAVDDVYTMNEDATVTLTPLALDSDLDGDTLSITSIGGTTLTGGAQTITVTNGTVNISAAGVITFTPSANFNSATAVSIPYGISDGHGGTATANELITVNAVNDIPTAVNDVYTMNEDATVTLTPLALDSDIDGDTLSITSIGGTTLTGTTQTISVTNGTVNISAAGVITFTPSANFNSATAVSIPYLISDGNGGTATANQLITVNAVNDNPIAADDINASILSTSGATALNTLIATDIDGTIANYTVLTLPSHGILALAGVQVTINQIITPLEASMLTYDPSGTFTGDDTFTFTATDNLGAIAISAGTITIPVANNSPVSNDDTNAGIPSRAGATAINALTATDTDGTIVNYTVLSLPANGILALSGAPITINQVLTPLEVSMLTYDPSGAFSGNETFTFTATDNNGAVDATPATITIVVEKTIVNAVSDPINAVVGIDKTVTVLNVFDNDTLNNNPLIPSDVNLHVVTPDPTGTMTLKPDGTVELIPNAPAGNYTLTYEICEKANPSNCSSATVSVTVVAPTMTITANSYCANNAPYVSYNVVADNFTPTGLLTINWIDSANNIVATQTNMPLSGTVLWPGAVVDGNNKPTDWPGWVLVNGQWIQGNDGFELTRPAVTMQFTLNPTQSVVVNYPAAASGCNAMPTFGIQAGNEDDITRADGLNGSLEVINVLDNDTLNGVPAKASDVILKGLDLPTGITINDDGTINVAPGTAGGEHTLTYQICEKANSSNCSTATVKIFVEIPAIAIVKTVVLNDDNNNGYAEAGETLTYNFAITNKGNVALENITVSDPLPGIVMSGGPINLTVGQTDTTSISGTYTLSQADVDSGSISNQATVSAITQSGITVSDKSDFSDTEGEKPTVLELSGCVIKIFNAVSANGDKQNERFYIQGIECYPDNTVQIFNRWGVLVFERDHYNNADIAFRGISEGRVTVKDTNGLPEGTYYYIIRYKDKQSNAQQQAGYLYLTK, encoded by the coding sequence ATGATAAAAAACTACTCAAACTTAAATAACATATTGAAATTAAAAAAGACAATCTTTTTGTTTTTTGTTTTTTTCGTATGCAGTCAATTCGCAAATGCGCAATGTTCTTCGCCAGTTGCCGGATGTCCAAATACTGATTTATCAAATTTTGGAGTTGATTCAAATAACGATGCTACAACCATAGAGTATGATAATTTTGTTTCTAGTTTTCATACGACAGTTGTAAGAACTTCAGATGGTTCTTTTCAGGTATGGGGAGAAAAAATTGCAGGTAATGGAACTTCTAATGTTTTGACACCACTAACAATTAATGCTACAAATTTTACAGGTTTAACCGGTACTCCTTTAAAAGTTGGATTGGGAAGTAATTCTTCTAATAACGTACAAGGTATTCTTTTAGCTACTGATGGTTTATATGCATGGTCTACAGAAGGTGCTGTTCTTGATGCTTCAATTACTTCAGGTGTAATTTTTCAAAAGCTGACGATTGGTGGGAATACTAACGGTTTGCCAACCGGAGTAACGCCAGGCGATGTTAAAATGATGTTTGCTACCTTTAAAACATTAGCTATTACAACTTGTAGTGGAGATGTCTGGGTGATTTCACAAAGTCCCAATGTTAGAGGTAGCGGAGCAGGAGCAACTTCTGCTACGACTTGGTACAAAGTTACCACTTCTGCTACGGGAAATCCGTTTTTGACTAATGTTATAGCCTGTAGAGGTAGTTATGACGGTCTTATGGCATTGAAGTCGGATGGTACTGTGTACGTTTGGGGTAATAACGTATTATTAGGAGATAATACGGCAATAATTCCTAATCAAAATAGCGCTGCACAAATGACAATTCCTGCTATGACTCCAAAAATGATTGGTTCAACAGGAAATGGTACATCAAGATCTTACTATATTTTAGCGACAGACGGAAATTTATATGCAGTAGGTGAAAACTCTGCCAGAGAGCTTGGAAATTGGGCGACTGCTGACAGACTAGCATGGGTTCAGCCTCGATATACATCTGCAAGCGGTCCGGTGATGAATGATATTAAATGGTTTAGTTCACAAGAACATGATGCGCAATATGGCAGTATGAATGTCATTAACAGCAGTAAAAATATTTATGCATTTGGTAATAGTAATAATTATTTACTTGGAAAAGGAAATACTTCAACTGATCCCACGACTCCAAATGGTGTTGACATAACTAATATTCTGGCGGTTGAAACAGGAGGACATACCTCAATGATTGTTAAAAAATGTGAAGCTAAGTTCGGTTATGTTGGTCATAGAATTAGCGGTAGTATGGGTGATGGAAGTAGTGCAACTACAGTTGAACAAAGTTATACTTTTGCTACAGCTGCTGTGCAAATTTGTGGTGTCGAATCAATTCCGGTTATTCAGCCTGTTTCTACAGGAGGAGGACCAGGTTCAAAATATTGTGTTGGTGATCCTGTTTTATTGCAGCCAACACCAGCCGGAGGTACGTTAAGTATACTTAGCGGTCCGGGTACTTTGACAGGAAATACGTTAAGTTTTACCGGATCAGGTACAGTTGAGGTTCAATATTCAGTAGCTACTGATTGTGGGGGTACTTCTGTTACCACTAAAAGTTTTGAAGCGGCACTTTGTCCTTTAGATTTACAGGTTAGCAAAGTTGTTGATAATCTTAATCCGAGTGTGGGAGATAATAGTGTTTTTACGATTACTGTCACTAACAACGGACCTTATAAAGCGACCGGAGTTACAGTAAATGATGTGCTTCCTTCGGGTTATACTTTTGTAAGTGCAACACCATCAACAGGAACATGGTCTGCACCAAACTGGACTGTTGGAAGTTTAGCAAACGCAGCAAGTGCAACTTTATCCATTACTGCTACTGTCAAGGCTTCAGGTTCTTATGTGAATACAGCGGTTGTTAGTGGAAATGATTCAGATACCAATACTTTAAATAATACAGATACTGTAACAGTTACACCAGTCAATCATACTCCGGAAGCTAATGATGATGATACTACTTCTTTTCCGTTAAATGAAGATGGAGTTGACGGTTCAGTTAATGTATTAACTAATGATACAGACGCAGATGGTAAGCCGACTGGACCATTAAACGGAGTTGGTCAATTTACAGTAGATTTAAATCCTGCTGTTTCAGGTATCCAAACAACATATACAGATGCTAAAGGTGTTTGGTCATTAGATACAACTACAGGAGTTGTAACTTTTAATCCGGCAAACAATTTTAATGGAACAGCTTCAATTACCTATACTTTATGTGATCCTACAGGATTATGTGATAATGCAGATATTACATTTTTAGTTAATGCTGTAAACGACATCCCAACAGCAGTTGATGATGTTTATACCATGAACGAAGATGCTACGGTAACGTTAAATCCGTTGGCATTGGATTCAGATATTGACGGCGATACATTAAGTATCACTTCAATTGGCGGAACAACACTTACGGGAACAACACAAACAATTTCTGTTACAAACGGAACAGTAAATATCTCAGCTGCGGGAGTGATTACCTTCACACCATCAGCAAACTTTAATTCAGCCACAGCTGTGAGTATTCTGTATGAGATCAGTGATGGTCATGGCGGAACTGCAACAGCAAATGAACTTATAACAGTTAATGCTGTAAACGATATTCCAACAGCAGTAAACGATGTTTATACCATGAATGAAGATGCTACTGTAACTTTAACTCCGTTGGCATTGGATTCTGACCTTGATGGAGATACCTTGAGTATTACTTCAATTGGCGGAACAACACTTACGGGAACAACTCAAACAATTTCTGTTACAAACGGAACAGTAAATATCTCAGCTGCGGGAGTGATTACCTTCACACCATCAGCAAACTTTAATTCAGCTACAGCAGTGAGTATTCCGTATGAAATCAGTGATGGTCATGGCGGAACAGCAACAGCAAACCAGCTTATAACGGTAAATGCTGTAAACGATATTCCAACAGCAGTAAACGATATTTATACCATGAACGAAGATGCTACGGTAACGTTAACTCCTTTGGCATTGGATTCAGATATTGATGGCGATACCTTGAGTATTACTTCAATTGGCGGAACAACACTTACGGGAACAACACAAACCATTACCGTTACAAACGGAACAATCAATATTTCAGCTACTGGAGTAATTACTTTTACGCCATCGGCAAACTTTAATTCAGCTACGGCGATTAGTATTCCTTATGGAATCAGCGATGGTCATGGCGGAACTGCAACAGCAAACCAGCTTATCACGGTAAATGCAGTAAACGATATTCCAACAGCAGTTGATGATGTTTATACCATGAATGAAGATGCTACGGTAACGTTAACTCCATTGGCATTGGATTCTGATCTTGATGGCGACACATTAAGTATCACTTCAATTGGCGGAACAACACTTACAGGCGGAGTACAAACTATTATCGTTACAAACGGAACAGTAAATATCTCAGCAACGGGAGTAATAACTTTCACGCCATCGGCAAACTTTAATTCAGCTACAGCGGTGAGTATTCCGTATGAAATCAGCGATGGTCATGGCGGAACAGCAACAGCAAACCAGCTTATCACGGTAAATGCAGTAAACGACATCCCAACGGCAGTAAACGATGTTTATACGATGAACGAAGATGCTACGGTAACGTTAACTCCATTGGCATTGGATTCAGATATTGACGGAGATACCTTGAGTATTACTTCAATTGGCGGAACAACACTTACGGGAACAACACAAACAATTTCTGTTACAAACGGAACAGTAAATATCTCAGCTGCGGGAGTGATTACCTTCACACCATCAGCAAACTTTAATTCAGCTACAGCAGTGAGTATTCCGTATGAAATCAGTGATGGTCATGGCGGAACTGCAACGGCAAACCAACTTATCACGGTAAATGCAGTAAACGATATTCCAACAGCAGTTGATGATGTTTATACCATGAATGAAGATGCTACGGTAACGTTAACTCCATTGGCATTGGATTCTGATCTTGACGGCGATACATTAAGTATCACTTCAATTGGCGGAACAACACTTACAGGCGGAGCACAAACTATTACCGTAACAAACGGAACAGTAAATATATCGGCTGCAGGAGTAATAACTTTCACGCCATCGGCAAACTTCAATTCAGCTACAGCTGTGAGTATTCCGTATGGAATCAGCGATGGTCATGGCGGAACTGCAACAGCAAACGAGCTTATCACAGTAAATGCAGTAAACGACATCCCAACGGCAGTAAACGATGTTTATACGATGAACGAAGATGCTACGGTAACGTTAACTCCATTGGCATTGGATTCAGATATTGACGGAGATACCTTGAGTATTACTTCAATTGGCGGAACAACACTTACGGGAACAACACAAACAATTTCTGTTACAAACGGAACAGTAAATATCTCAGCTGCGGGAGTGATTACTTTCACGCCATCGGCAAACTTCAATTCAGCTACAGCTGTAAGTATTCCTTACCTGATCAGTGATGGAAACGGTGGAACCGCTACGGCAAACCAACTTATAACAGTAAATGCTGTAAATGATAATCCGATAGCAGCTGACGATATAAATGCTTCAATTCTGTCAACATCAGGAGCGACAGCCCTAAACACATTAATAGCAACAGATATTGATGGAACTATAGCAAATTATACGGTTTTAACATTACCATCTCATGGAATTTTGGCACTAGCCGGAGTTCAGGTTACAATAAATCAGATAATAACGCCTTTAGAAGCAAGTATGCTTACTTATGATCCAAGTGGAACATTTACAGGCGACGATACATTTACATTTACTGCAACTGATAATCTTGGTGCGATCGCTATATCAGCGGGAACTATTACAATTCCGGTTGCAAATAATTCACCAGTTTCAAACGACGATACCAACGCTGGTATTCCGTCAAGAGCCGGAGCGACAGCGATCAATGCTTTAACAGCAACAGATACTGATGGAACCATTGTAAATTATACCGTCTTGTCATTGCCTGCTAATGGAATTTTAGCATTATCTGGTGCACCAATAACGATAAATCAGGTATTGACACCTTTAGAAGTCAGCATGCTTACGTATGATCCTAGCGGAGCATTTTCAGGCAACGAAACTTTTACTTTTACAGCAACAGACAATAACGGAGCTGTTGATGCAACACCGGCAACCATAACAATTGTAGTCGAAAAAACAATTGTAAATGCTGTATCAGACCCAATAAATGCGGTTGTAGGAATCGATAAAACAGTTACAGTATTAAATGTATTTGATAATGATACTTTAAACAATAATCCACTAATTCCGTCAGATGTTAATTTACATGTAGTAACTCCAGATCCAACAGGAACGATGACATTAAAACCTGATGGTACTGTAGAATTGATTCCAAATGCACCGGCTGGGAATTATACTTTAACATACGAAATTTGCGAAAAAGCCAACCCTTCAAATTGTAGTTCTGCTACTGTTTCAGTTACGGTTGTGGCGCCTACAATGACAATAACTGCAAATAGTTATTGCGCTAATAATGCACCGTATGTTTCTTATAATGTTGTAGCAGATAATTTTACTCCAACAGGATTATTAACTATTAATTGGATAGACAGTGCTAACAACATTGTAGCAACACAAACTAATATGCCATTAAGCGGTACAGTTTTATGGCCGGGAGCAGTTGTTGATGGTAATAATAAACCAACAGACTGGCCGGGATGGGTATTAGTTAACGGACAATGGATACAAGGAAATGACGGTTTTGAATTAACAAGACCGGCTGTTACAATGCAGTTTACATTAAACCCAACACAATCAGTAGTGGTCAATTATCCTGCAGCAGCATCTGGCTGTAACGCGATGCCTACATTTGGAATTCAGGCTGGTAATGAAGACGATATAACTCGTGCTGACGGACTTAATGGTTCATTAGAAGTAATCAATGTTTTAGACAATGATACCTTAAACGGTGTTCCTGCTAAAGCTTCAGATGTTATACTAAAAGGTCTGGATTTACCAACAGGAATTACTATTAACGATGACGGTACAATTAACGTAGCGCCAGGTACAGCAGGAGGAGAGCATACATTAACATACCAGATATGCGAGAAAGCTAATTCATCTAATTGTAGCACTGCAACGGTTAAGATTTTTGTTGAAATTCCAGCAATTGCAATTGTAAAAACAGTCGTATTAAATGATGATAATAACAATGGATATGCCGAAGCCGGGGAGACTTTAACCTATAATTTCGCCATAACAAATAAAGGAAATGTTGCTCTTGAAAATATAACAGTTTCTGATCCTTTACCGGGAATTGTAATGAGTGGAGGTCCTATTAATCTTACGGTTGGTCAAACTGATACTACCTCAATAAGCGGAACATATACTTTGTCTCAGGCAGATGTAGATTCTGGAAGCATAAGCAATCAGGCAACAGTATCGGCAATTACACAAAGTGGAATAACTGTGTCAGACAAATCAGATTTTAGTGATACTGAAGGAGAAAAACCAACTGTTCTGGAATTAAGCGGTTGTGTAATTAAAATCTTTAATGCCGTATCTGCAAATGGAGATAAACAAAACGAAAGATTCTATATTCAGGGTATAGAATGTTATCCTGATAATACGGTACAAATCTTCAACCGTTGGGGAGTATTAGTATTCGAACGTGATCATTACAACAATGCCGATATTGCTTTTAGAGGTATTTCAGAAGGACGTGTAACAGTTAAAGATACAAACGGATTACCTGAAGGAACTTATTATTATATCATTAGATATAAAGATAAACAATCTAACGCACAGCAACAGGCCGGGTATTTATACCTTACCAAGTAA